One genomic region from Amaranthus tricolor cultivar Red isolate AtriRed21 chromosome 12, ASM2621246v1, whole genome shotgun sequence encodes:
- the LOC130828542 gene encoding uncharacterized protein LOC130828542, with protein sequence MLKSWNKTTITLIPKIQCPSNPKDYRPISCCHVLYKCISKLVCSRLKLVLGDLIDQAQGAFVAGRNIMHNILLCQDLVKHYSRKNCAPSCLLKIDLCKAYNTMSWQFIKEMLVVLNFWPSYVYQDHNDLYYLNKLCDHAQCAEGTFRFHPRYKTIKLSHLSFADDLMLFCKGDVSSIRPLCNCLHLFSQASGLQANSAKSALYTTGVPSDIKVELRDLSQFIPFLLSILGFLYLPIVFAWLTVSRLRIK encoded by the exons ATGCTTAAAAGCTGGAACAAGACCACTATTACCTTGATTCCTAAGATTCAGTGCCCTTCAAATCCTAAGGATTATCGTCCTATTTCTTGCTGCCATGTTTTGTATAAGTGCATATCAAAACTTGTTTGTTCTAGGCTTAAGCTAGTACTTGGTGACCTTATTGATCAAGCTCAAGGAGCGTTTGTGGCTGGTCGGAACATTATGCATAATATTCTGTTGTGCCAGGATCTTGTTAAGCATTATTCTAGGAAGAATTGTGCTCCAAGTTGCCTCTTGAAGATTGATCTTTGCAAGGCGTATAACACTATGAGCTGGCAATTCATTAAGGAGATGCTTGTTGTGCTAAACTTTTGGCCCTCCTATGTTTATCAAGATCATAATGACCTGTATTACCTCAACAAGTTATGTGATCATGCTCAATG TGCAGAAGGTACCTTTCGTTTCCATCCTAGATACAAGACTATTAAGCTTTCTCATCTTTCTTTTGCAGACGATTTGATGTTATTTTGTAAAGGAGATGTGTCCTCTATACGACCTTTATGTAATTGCTTGCATTTGTTTTCCCAAGCATCTGGGTTACAAGCTAACTCAGCAAAGTCAGCTCTCTATACAACAGGTGTACCTAGTGATATTAAAGTGGAGCTTAGGGATTTGTCTCAGTTTATTCCCTTCCTTTTAAGTATCTTGGGGTTCCTTTATCTTCCAATTGTCTTTGCATGGTTGACTGTGAGCAGATTGCGGATAAAATGA
- the LOC130828112 gene encoding calmodulin-binding protein 60 B-like isoform X3, giving the protein MGFKRQFCEGNSNNNNTNNNNNNFQNPVTKFQKCVNYVLKEGSLEELATKISAMLEPSLRKVVKEEVELLFNLQSIPRRSLVLQPNTIPTRNLQLIFASKLPSTLFTNSKVEDEDHDPLKIQLVDAASQCVIDHGSLSGTKIKIEVLNGDFVADGREDWSENEFNDNIVREREGKRPLLVGDISFVLVGGVGYIQNITFTDNSSWLRSRKFRLGVRVVSRASFGTGIREAVSEAFMVLDHRGESYQKHHTPSLDDPIWRLKKISKQGASHKKLESKGIKTVKDFLMQYYLDPLSLRQILGKGVANKTWETMVKHANECHLDNTFYSYEINDVQLLFNCVYKIEAVKFEGQDYRSVSTLDTSQKALVKMYKQSAFYNLEQLVPVQNLFATSTLVPQTIEQNTSFSSSKLDFQHDALSIVDQDKQLDMNLSDSVTYPGTIEDGYRFEDDTSSQTNQSIQDFPPAFMMGDASAGPSNGVYNWHW; this is encoded by the exons ATGGGTTTCAAAAGGCAATTTTGTGAGgggaatagtaataataataatacaaataataataataataacttccAAAACCCTGTGACGAAATTTCAGAA GTGTGTCAACTATGTATTGAAAGAAGGGTCTCTTGAAGAACTTGCAACAAAAATTTCAGCAATGCTGGAACCCAGTCTCCGGAAAGTG GTTAAAGAGGAAGTGGAGCTGCTCTTTAATCTTCAGTCGATTCCAAG ACGTTCACTAGTTCTCCAGCCTAATACTATTCCGACAAGGAACCTGCAGCTGATTTTTGCCAGCAAATTGCCGTCCACTCTCTTTACAAATAGTAAGGTAGAGGACGAAGACCATGATCCTCTAAAAATACAACTTGTTGATGCAGCGTCACAATGTGTGATTGATCATGGTTCTTTATCTGGTACAAAAATCAAGATTGAGGTCCTTAATGGTGATTTTGTTGCTGATGGGCGGGAAGATTGGAGTGAGAATGAATTCAATGATAACATTGTGCGTGAAAGAGAAGGTAAACGCCCATTATTGGTCGGTGATATTTCCTTTGTGCTTGTTGGTGGTGTTGGATACATTCAAAACATTACATTTACGGACAACTCGAGTTGGTTGAGAAGTAGAAAGTTTAGATTGGGGGTTCGAGTGGTGTCTAGAGCTTCTTTTGGAACTGGCATCAGGGAAGCAGTTAGTGAAGCTTTTATGGTACTCGACCATCGTGGGGAAT CCTATCAGAAGCACCATACACCATCTTTAGACGATCCGATTTGGCGTTTAAAAAAGATATCAAAACAGGGTGCTTCACATAAAAAATTGGAGTCCAAGGGAATCAAGACGGTTAAGGATTTCCTTATGCAGTATTACCTTGACCCATTATCACTACGCCAG ATTCTTGGCAAAGGTGTAGCCAACAAGACATGGGAAACGATGGTGAAGCATGCTAACGAATGCCATCTGGACAACACGTTCTATAGTTATGAAATTAATGATGTGCAGCTCCTCTTTAATTGTGTCTACAAAATAGAAGCCGTGAAATTTGAAGGTCAAGATTATCGGTCTGTCAGTACTCTCGATACGAGCCAAAAG GCTCTCGTGAAAATGTATAAGCAGTCTGCATTCTATAATTTGGAACAGCTAGTTCCGGTACAGAATCTTTTTGCTACCTCTACTCTGGTGCCACAAACTATTGAGCAAAACACCTCTTTTTCTAGTTCAAAACTAGACTTTCAACATGACGCTCTTTCGATTGTAGATCAAG ATAAGCAGTTAGACATGAATCTCTCAGATTCGGTGACATATCCCGGCACAATTGAAGACGGCTATAGGTTCGAAGATGATACATCATCTCAAACAAACCAATCAATACAGGATTTTCCCCCAGCTTTCATGATGGGTGATGCTTCTGCCGGGCCCTCCAATGGAGTATATAACTG GCACTGGTAA
- the LOC130828112 gene encoding calmodulin-binding protein 60 B-like isoform X2, with translation MLEPSLRKVVKEEVELLFNLQSIPRRSLVLQPNTIPTRNLQLIFASKLPSTLFTNSKVEDEDHDPLKIQLVDAASQCVIDHGSLSGTKIKIEVLNGDFVADGREDWSENEFNDNIVREREGKRPLLVGDISFVLVGGVGYIQNITFTDNSSWLRSRKFRLGVRVVSRASFGTGIREAVSEAFMVLDHRGESYQKHHTPSLDDPIWRLKKISKQGASHKKLESKGIKTVKDFLMQYYLDPLSLRQILGKGVANKTWETMVKHANECHLDNTFYSYEINDVQLLFNCVYKIEAVKFEGQDYRSVSTLDTSQKALVKMYKQSAFYNLEQLVPVQNLFATSTLVPQTIEQNTSFSSSKLDFQHDALSIVDQDKQLDMNLSDSVTYPGTIEDGYRFEDDTSSQTNQSIQDFPPAFMMGDASAGPSNGVYNWYQNSPIGTFSQCSQFEELSHFQTTPIHPFVTNGGQEDDFLITATPTHIGFSSRFPDSSVDISGTGKSRAGWCKIRAAVMWKIVRRDAAARRKAKFAFGYL, from the exons ATGCTGGAACCCAGTCTCCGGAAAGTG GTTAAAGAGGAAGTGGAGCTGCTCTTTAATCTTCAGTCGATTCCAAG ACGTTCACTAGTTCTCCAGCCTAATACTATTCCGACAAGGAACCTGCAGCTGATTTTTGCCAGCAAATTGCCGTCCACTCTCTTTACAAATAGTAAGGTAGAGGACGAAGACCATGATCCTCTAAAAATACAACTTGTTGATGCAGCGTCACAATGTGTGATTGATCATGGTTCTTTATCTGGTACAAAAATCAAGATTGAGGTCCTTAATGGTGATTTTGTTGCTGATGGGCGGGAAGATTGGAGTGAGAATGAATTCAATGATAACATTGTGCGTGAAAGAGAAGGTAAACGCCCATTATTGGTCGGTGATATTTCCTTTGTGCTTGTTGGTGGTGTTGGATACATTCAAAACATTACATTTACGGACAACTCGAGTTGGTTGAGAAGTAGAAAGTTTAGATTGGGGGTTCGAGTGGTGTCTAGAGCTTCTTTTGGAACTGGCATCAGGGAAGCAGTTAGTGAAGCTTTTATGGTACTCGACCATCGTGGGGAAT CCTATCAGAAGCACCATACACCATCTTTAGACGATCCGATTTGGCGTTTAAAAAAGATATCAAAACAGGGTGCTTCACATAAAAAATTGGAGTCCAAGGGAATCAAGACGGTTAAGGATTTCCTTATGCAGTATTACCTTGACCCATTATCACTACGCCAG ATTCTTGGCAAAGGTGTAGCCAACAAGACATGGGAAACGATGGTGAAGCATGCTAACGAATGCCATCTGGACAACACGTTCTATAGTTATGAAATTAATGATGTGCAGCTCCTCTTTAATTGTGTCTACAAAATAGAAGCCGTGAAATTTGAAGGTCAAGATTATCGGTCTGTCAGTACTCTCGATACGAGCCAAAAG GCTCTCGTGAAAATGTATAAGCAGTCTGCATTCTATAATTTGGAACAGCTAGTTCCGGTACAGAATCTTTTTGCTACCTCTACTCTGGTGCCACAAACTATTGAGCAAAACACCTCTTTTTCTAGTTCAAAACTAGACTTTCAACATGACGCTCTTTCGATTGTAGATCAAG ATAAGCAGTTAGACATGAATCTCTCAGATTCGGTGACATATCCCGGCACAATTGAAGACGGCTATAGGTTCGAAGATGATACATCATCTCAAACAAACCAATCAATACAGGATTTTCCCCCAGCTTTCATGATGGGTGATGCTTCTGCCGGGCCCTCCAATGGAGTATATAACTGGTATCAAAACAGTCCAATCGGAACATTTTCACAATGCAGTCAGTTTGAAGAGCTTTCTCATTTTCAAACCACCCCGATTCATCCTTTTGTTACAAACGGGGGACAAGAGGATGACTTTTTAATTACTGCAACTCCTACTCATATAGGTTTTTCCTCCCGGTTTCCTGATTCAAGTGTTGATATCTCAGGCACTGGTAAGTCCCGAGCAGGCTGGTGTAAGATTCGAGCTGCGGTTATGTGGAAGATTGTTAGACGAGATGCTGCTGCTAGAAGAAAAGCAAAATTTGCTTTTGGCTATCTTTAA
- the LOC130828112 gene encoding calmodulin-binding protein 60 B-like isoform X1, with protein MGFKRQFCEGNSNNNNTNNNNNNFQNPVTKFQKCVNYVLKEGSLEELATKISAMLEPSLRKVVKEEVELLFNLQSIPRRSLVLQPNTIPTRNLQLIFASKLPSTLFTNSKVEDEDHDPLKIQLVDAASQCVIDHGSLSGTKIKIEVLNGDFVADGREDWSENEFNDNIVREREGKRPLLVGDISFVLVGGVGYIQNITFTDNSSWLRSRKFRLGVRVVSRASFGTGIREAVSEAFMVLDHRGESYQKHHTPSLDDPIWRLKKISKQGASHKKLESKGIKTVKDFLMQYYLDPLSLRQILGKGVANKTWETMVKHANECHLDNTFYSYEINDVQLLFNCVYKIEAVKFEGQDYRSVSTLDTSQKALVKMYKQSAFYNLEQLVPVQNLFATSTLVPQTIEQNTSFSSSKLDFQHDALSIVDQDKQLDMNLSDSVTYPGTIEDGYRFEDDTSSQTNQSIQDFPPAFMMGDASAGPSNGVYNWYQNSPIGTFSQCSQFEELSHFQTTPIHPFVTNGGQEDDFLITATPTHIGFSSRFPDSSVDISGTGKSRAGWCKIRAAVMWKIVRRDAAARRKAKFAFGYL; from the exons ATGGGTTTCAAAAGGCAATTTTGTGAGgggaatagtaataataataatacaaataataataataataacttccAAAACCCTGTGACGAAATTTCAGAA GTGTGTCAACTATGTATTGAAAGAAGGGTCTCTTGAAGAACTTGCAACAAAAATTTCAGCAATGCTGGAACCCAGTCTCCGGAAAGTG GTTAAAGAGGAAGTGGAGCTGCTCTTTAATCTTCAGTCGATTCCAAG ACGTTCACTAGTTCTCCAGCCTAATACTATTCCGACAAGGAACCTGCAGCTGATTTTTGCCAGCAAATTGCCGTCCACTCTCTTTACAAATAGTAAGGTAGAGGACGAAGACCATGATCCTCTAAAAATACAACTTGTTGATGCAGCGTCACAATGTGTGATTGATCATGGTTCTTTATCTGGTACAAAAATCAAGATTGAGGTCCTTAATGGTGATTTTGTTGCTGATGGGCGGGAAGATTGGAGTGAGAATGAATTCAATGATAACATTGTGCGTGAAAGAGAAGGTAAACGCCCATTATTGGTCGGTGATATTTCCTTTGTGCTTGTTGGTGGTGTTGGATACATTCAAAACATTACATTTACGGACAACTCGAGTTGGTTGAGAAGTAGAAAGTTTAGATTGGGGGTTCGAGTGGTGTCTAGAGCTTCTTTTGGAACTGGCATCAGGGAAGCAGTTAGTGAAGCTTTTATGGTACTCGACCATCGTGGGGAAT CCTATCAGAAGCACCATACACCATCTTTAGACGATCCGATTTGGCGTTTAAAAAAGATATCAAAACAGGGTGCTTCACATAAAAAATTGGAGTCCAAGGGAATCAAGACGGTTAAGGATTTCCTTATGCAGTATTACCTTGACCCATTATCACTACGCCAG ATTCTTGGCAAAGGTGTAGCCAACAAGACATGGGAAACGATGGTGAAGCATGCTAACGAATGCCATCTGGACAACACGTTCTATAGTTATGAAATTAATGATGTGCAGCTCCTCTTTAATTGTGTCTACAAAATAGAAGCCGTGAAATTTGAAGGTCAAGATTATCGGTCTGTCAGTACTCTCGATACGAGCCAAAAG GCTCTCGTGAAAATGTATAAGCAGTCTGCATTCTATAATTTGGAACAGCTAGTTCCGGTACAGAATCTTTTTGCTACCTCTACTCTGGTGCCACAAACTATTGAGCAAAACACCTCTTTTTCTAGTTCAAAACTAGACTTTCAACATGACGCTCTTTCGATTGTAGATCAAG ATAAGCAGTTAGACATGAATCTCTCAGATTCGGTGACATATCCCGGCACAATTGAAGACGGCTATAGGTTCGAAGATGATACATCATCTCAAACAAACCAATCAATACAGGATTTTCCCCCAGCTTTCATGATGGGTGATGCTTCTGCCGGGCCCTCCAATGGAGTATATAACTGGTATCAAAACAGTCCAATCGGAACATTTTCACAATGCAGTCAGTTTGAAGAGCTTTCTCATTTTCAAACCACCCCGATTCATCCTTTTGTTACAAACGGGGGACAAGAGGATGACTTTTTAATTACTGCAACTCCTACTCATATAGGTTTTTCCTCCCGGTTTCCTGATTCAAGTGTTGATATCTCAGGCACTGGTAAGTCCCGAGCAGGCTGGTGTAAGATTCGAGCTGCGGTTATGTGGAAGATTGTTAGACGAGATGCTGCTGCTAGAAGAAAAGCAAAATTTGCTTTTGGCTATCTTTAA